Within the Granulicella sibirica genome, the region CGGGAGCAGAACCCGAACATCTTCTGGATCGAGCAGATGGTGACAAAGCCGGAGACGATTGAGCTTTACAGTCACTGCGCGGTCTTCTGCTGCCCTTCGGTGTACGAACCGTTCGGGATTATCAACCTTGAAGCGATGGCCTGCCGGGCTCCCGTGGTTGCGAGTGCGACCGGGGGCATCCTGGAGGTCGTCGTCGAGAACGAAACGGGGTACCTCGTTCCGTTCGAGGCTGATCCGGTGACTACGTTCCCGTCGAACCCGGAACAGTTCTCAAAGGATCTGGCCGCGAAGGTCACGGCTGTTCTCGAGGATCCGGCGAAGGCGAAGGCGTTCGGCGAGGCGGGACGGCGGCGCGTTGAAGATACGTTTGCCTGGTCGGCGATTGCTACCCAGACTGTTGCGCTCTATCGGTCGCTGCTGGCGGAGATGGCCGAGAAGAAATAGTCTTTTGCGATGAGGGAACGGCGGTGTATCCGGTTTGCGTTTGTACTGTGCGTGGGGATTGGGTCCAGCCTGGGGGCTTTGGCCCAGGGACCATCCCCGGCTCGACGGATGGCGGATACCGTCGTTGCCAAGTGGCCGAAGGCGTATCTGCCTTCGCTCAACACGCCCGGGAAATGGACGTATGAAGAGGGTGTGCTGCTCGACGGGATGACGGCCGAATGGCGCGTCACTGGCGATCGCAGATACTTCGAGTACCTCAAGGGAACGATCGACCCGCATATCGACGGCGATGCGACGGGTGCGGTTCCGATTATTGGGTATCCCGCTGACCAGCACTCGCTCGACAACATCAAGACGGGCCAGTCGCTGCTGACGCTCTACCGTGTGACGCTCCAACCGAAGTACTACCGCGCGGCAAAGTATGTTCGCGACCAGCTTCGGGAGCAGAAGCGTACGCCAAGTGGAGGCTTCTGGCACAAGGACATCTATCCCAACCAGGTTTGGCTGGACGGCGCGTACATGGCGGGGCCGTTCCTCGCGGAGTACGGCGCGACCTTTCACGAATCCGAGGCATTCGATGAGGCGGTTGGCGAACTCATCCTGATGGACTCGAAGATGCGCGACCCGAAGACCGGGTTGATGCGTCATGGATGGGATGAGTCGAAGCAGATGCCGTGGGCCGACCCCGTGACGGGTCTGAGTCCCGAGGTGTGGGCACGTGCGATGGGCTGGTACGCGATGGCGCTGGTCGATGTGCTGGAGTGGCTGCCGGAAGACTATCCTCGGAGGCCAGCTTTGCTGGCTGCGCTCAACCGGACGGCGCAGGCGATCACGAAGTACCAGGATTCTACGACAGGGCTTTGGTACCAGGTCGTCGATAAGCAAGCGCAGCCGGGGAATTACTTCGAGCAGTCGGCCAGTTCGATGTTTGTTTATGCGCTCGCCAAGGGAGCGCGGCTTGGGTATCTTCCGCAAAACGACGAGGCGAACGCGAGGAAGGGCTGGGCTGGGATCCAAAAGAAGTTTGTGACTTCCGGAGCGGATGGGCTGGTCTCTTTGGGCGGAACGGTGAAGGTCGGCGGTTTGGGTGGGAAGCCGTATCGCTCCGGCACGTTTGATTACTACGTTCATGAGCCCGTGATTGCTGACGACGCCAAGGGCATCGGGGCTTACCTGCTTGCGGGCAGCGAGATGGAGCAGGCGGACACTGAGGCAAAGGCGCAGGGAAAAACGGTGCTCGTGGACGCGTGGTTCAACTCGCAGACGCGCACCAACGCTGCTGGGCAGACGGAACTCTTTCACTACAAGTGGGACGACGATTCGAACAACGGCTTTTCATTCTTTGGGCGCATGTTTCAGCGCTACGGCATGAGGCTCGCCGAGCAGAAGACGGCGCCAACGCCTGCCGATCTCAAGCGGGTGAGCATTTATATCTTCGCGTCACCCGACATTCCATCCAAGAATCCGCGCCCGAGCTACATGGACCCCAAGACGGTTGAGGTTGTCGCGGACTGGGTGAAGGCGGGCGGCGTACTCGTCCTGATGCAGAACGACGGGCCGAACGCGGAGTTCGAGCACTTCGACGCGCTGGGTGACCGGTTCGGGATCCACTTCAATCCGGTCCTGCGCAATCACGTCCTGACGGAAGACAAGACCCCGGGGCTCCTCACGATTCCGGCAGGCGCGGGAGGGATCTTCGAGCGGGAGCACCACACCTACATGAAGGACACGTGCACCATCACCGTCTCCGGCGCGGCGAAGGCGGCGCTGACGGACAAAGGCGATGTCATGATGGCAACCGTGCGGTACGGGAAGGGAATCGTGTACGCAGTGGTCGACCCATGGCTCTATAACGAGTACACGGACGGAAGAAACCTCACCCCATCGATCGACACCTTCGCTGCGGGGCTGGATCTTGTCCACTGGCTTGCAGGTGAGGCGAAGTAATCAGTCGGCGATGCGTTCGAGCGAGAGCGAATCGCGAAGATCGTTCGCCAGGAGACGCAATCGTGCGGGGTCGGGCGCGGAACCGTCTTCCGGGGAGAGCGCTTCCTCCATGAGCCTCGCCAGCCGCGTACCTTCCGTGTAACCGAAGGTGCCGAGCGCGCCTGCAAGTTTGTGAGCCGTACCGGCCGCCTCAAAGCGCATTGCCTCGGTGATCTCGCCGGCTTCGGCTGCCGCGGCGACCGTATTGAAGGAATCGAGACGTGATCGGAGGACAGGAAGGTTTTTCTGCCAGAGCTTCCGCAGCATCAGCGCCATGTTTTCCAACTGCGCGGAGGGCTTGGAAGGGGGGGGAGGGGAAGATGGTGCAGGGGCTCTGTCTGGCGGCAATGATTGCGACGCTCCAGACTCAGGAGTACCGCGGGAGCCAGACTCTTTTTCTGCTTCGAAAGGCATTAGTCGGAGCCTGGGAAGGGATGGCGCGCCTCTAGAGTGCCAGCGGTTCTTTCCAGCCAAGAACATCAGCTATCTGGCTGGCAAGCGTAAGAGGATCGAATGGCTTGAACAATACAGCAGAGAAGCCGAGTCCCGCAAATCTGCGCTGATCGACGCCCTGAACCTTCGCGGTGAGGAGAAGCACCGGGATTCCCGCAACTCCCGGGGTCACCTGCATCTTGCGGAATGTCGTCGGCCCATCCATTTCGGGCATCATGACATCCATCAGGATGGCTTCCGGCTTTGGATCGGACTCGACCGCCATCCGGATGCCCTCCGCGCCTGAAGAGGCGGTCGTAATCGACCACCCGGCCGTCGCCTCGAGGGAGAGTGCGGCTACTTCGCGAATGTCATCTTCGTCATCAATGATGAGGATTCGGCGCATATTACGATTCTCTCACGCATTTGCCAGATATGTGTGTTCCGTGCGCTGCATATTGTCTTAGATTGGCGCGAAGAAGATGGTTCTTTGTCAGCCCAGGCGCAATACCCGGCCAAGCTCCGAGAACAGGAAGTTCTCATTGAAGGGCTTCTGCACCCATCCCTGCGCTTCGTTTTCCATCGCGGGGCGTTCGCTGGAGGAGAGCACCGACAGGATAACGACTGGGATCTTCGCGGTCACGGGACTGTCCTTGAGCCTCTGAAGGGTCTCCCACCCGTTAAGACCGTTCGGCATGTAAAGGTCGAGAAGGATCGCGCTCAGCTTCTGGCGCGACGCGATTTCAAGGGCCTGCTCACCGGTGGAGGTCTCCAGCACGGTATAGCCGCGCCGCCGCAAGTGCTCGGTCACCACCGTGCGGATTCCCGGGTCGTCATCGCAGACAAGAACCGCTCCGGCGTCACGTCCAGGAGCAGGGCTGAGGGGTTGCGGCACCTTCCCGGGAATACGGTCCGTCGAACGATTGCTGCGGGGAAGGTCAACGCACAGGCTCGCGCCGACAGTCGGGTTCCGCTGCGCCCAGATTGCGCCGCCGTGCTGCTGGATGATGCTGCGGCAGATGGCCAGACCGAGGCCGGTACCGCCCTTCTCGCGGGCGTCGGTCGCGTCAACCTGCTGGAACCGATCAAAGACCGTCTCCAGCTTGTCCTGCGGAATGCCTCGGCCCTCGTCGCTTACGCGAAGCTGGAGGAGATCAGGGGACGCCTCGACATAGATCGTGACCGTCGTATTCGGCGGCGAGAACTTGATGGAGTTCGAGAGGAGATTGAGGAGCACCTGGAGGATACGGTCGGATTCGCCGTCGAAATAGAGGGGAATAGGCCCTCCGGAATCGCGGCCCCGACGACGCTCCCCATCGCCTCTGCGTTCCTCACGGCGGCGCTCCAGATACGGCGTGCCCGGGCGTTGCCGCCCTTCTGTGTTGCCATCGAGGACGACGGGAGTGACTTCCGCCGGTTCCGATTCTGGTGCGACGGGAGCAGGAAGAGAGTTGGCCGGTGGCGAATAGACGAGCTTGACGCCGGCGGCATCCGCCATTGGCGACATCGTTTCCATCGCCTGCGTAACCAGATCGCCCAGGAGGCATCGCTGCAACTGCAGAGGCGCCCGGCCTGATTCCAACCGTTCCAGGTCGAGGATATCGTTTACCAAGCGGATCAGCCGGTCCGTGTTGGTGATCGCGATCCTCAGCAGTTTGTTTGCTTTGGCATCGACCGAACCCATCAGACCCGCGGAGAGGAGGCCGAGTGCGCCGCGAATGCTGGTGAGTGGGGTGCGTAGCTCATGGGAGACCGTCGAGATGAATTCGTTCCGGACTGTGTCGAGCTGCGTGCGGCGGGTGGTCTCAAGATCGTCGAGGCGCAGCTTCTCTCCCGCCTCCGCGAGTTGCGCCTTCAACGCGGCGATCCTTCTCCGGGTTCGCAGCCATGCGATGAGCAGTCCGCCGCTTGACGCGGTGAGCAGAAGCAGGGCGATGGGGCCTGAAGAATTCATCAGCGGATGCATGTGATGTTACTCCAGCTACGTCGTGCAGATGGCGAAGGAATCTCTGACGGCACCCAAAAAACCATAACCTCTTTGTAGCCACCACGAAAAGGCCGCCCAGATACTGGGCGGCGGCTTGTTCCTAAAGTAACACGAAGCTCTGGTTACGCGTTGACGACGGCCCGTTCGAGCACTTGCGTCCACTTTTTGCCCGTGCGCTCGGCGAAGGCCTCCTTGTGGAACGCGTAGCCGGCAATGAGGGGAAGCGCGAGCGTCGCTTCGGAGTAGACCATCTGCTCCCACACGGTATCGACCTTGCCCCAGGAACTCGCTTCCTTCAGCGTCGAGCCGGAGAGAGCGCCGTCGCGCGAGTCCGCCACCGTAATCTGAATGGCGTACTTGTGCATCGGTGCGTCGACGCCCAGAATCTCGGCCGCGACGACGATATCCTGGGCGAAGTTCTTGGGGACGCCGCCGCCGATCATCAGAAGGCCGGTCGACGGGTTCTCGATCTTCAGCTTGGTGAGCTCGTAGAAGTCCTTGGCGGAGTCAATCGAGACCATGGGCTTGCCCTGGCGGGCGTGCTGGTGGGCAACGAGGCCGAAGCCGGCGGAGCAATCCGAGAACGCGGGACAGAAGATTGGCACGTCCTTCTCGTAGGCCGCGAGGATGATCGAATCGTTGTTCCCCTCGGCGGGGGTGCGACCGTTCTCGACGAGATAGGCTCCCATCGCGCGGATAAACTCGCGCGAGCTGTAGGGGCGGTGCTCGAGGGAGTTCGTGATCTTCTCCGTGGTGGCGTCGCACTCACGCAGCTCTTCCTCGTCGATGAACGTGTCGTAGATGCGGTCGATCATCAATTCACGCAGGACGCCGTCTTCGTTGCCGTACTTGTACTGATCGCTGGCGATGTAGTGCCGGTAGCCCAGCGCCTCGAAGAAGTCCTGGTCGACGATGTTCGCGCCGGTCGAAACGATGGCGTCGACCATGTTGTTGCGGATGAGGTCGACGAAGACCTTCTGGAGGCCGGCCGAGATCAGCGAGCCGGCGAGGCAGAGGATGACGCCGCAGTCGGTATCGCGCAGCATCATGTCGTAGATGCTGGCCGCACGCGCCGTATCGCGGGAGGAGAAGGCCATGGAGGCCATGGCGTCGACCAGCGGAACGACGTTGTGCTGCTTGATATCAATGTGCTGGATCTGGGCGGCGAGAAGTTCTTTTTTCGTAGGCATATCCCTTTTAGGATACCAAGCCTGTTCCGGGAAATGCTGATTTTCGGTGAATTTCACCGGACGTTCCGCGCTGCGTTTCCTCCTTGCTATGACCTCAGAAAGGCCTGGACGGCGGCGTCGAAGGCCGCAGGCTGGTCATACATGATGAAGTGCCGCGAGTTGTCGATCCGAGTGATCTTCAGGTTGGGCGTTCCGCTGTAGGCCGTGGTGTAGAGCGCGGTTACGGTAGCCGCATCGGGCTGTCTGGCCGGGTCTACGGGGTAGAGAAGCGTCATCGGCGTTTTCATCGCAGATAGCGTGGGCCGGATGTCGGTTGCCAGGTCCTCAAGCATGGCGTTCACGAAGACTGTTCGG harbors:
- a CDS encoding glycoside hydrolase family 88 protein; this translates as MRERRCIRFAFVLCVGIGSSLGALAQGPSPARRMADTVVAKWPKAYLPSLNTPGKWTYEEGVLLDGMTAEWRVTGDRRYFEYLKGTIDPHIDGDATGAVPIIGYPADQHSLDNIKTGQSLLTLYRVTLQPKYYRAAKYVRDQLREQKRTPSGGFWHKDIYPNQVWLDGAYMAGPFLAEYGATFHESEAFDEAVGELILMDSKMRDPKTGLMRHGWDESKQMPWADPVTGLSPEVWARAMGWYAMALVDVLEWLPEDYPRRPALLAALNRTAQAITKYQDSTTGLWYQVVDKQAQPGNYFEQSASSMFVYALAKGARLGYLPQNDEANARKGWAGIQKKFVTSGADGLVSLGGTVKVGGLGGKPYRSGTFDYYVHEPVIADDAKGIGAYLLAGSEMEQADTEAKAQGKTVLVDAWFNSQTRTNAAGQTELFHYKWDDDSNNGFSFFGRMFQRYGMRLAEQKTAPTPADLKRVSIYIFASPDIPSKNPRPSYMDPKTVEVVADWVKAGGVLVLMQNDGPNAEFEHFDALGDRFGIHFNPVLRNHVLTEDKTPGLLTIPAGAGGIFEREHHTYMKDTCTITVSGAAKAALTDKGDVMMATVRYGKGIVYAVVDPWLYNEYTDGRNLTPSIDTFAAGLDLVHWLAGEAK
- a CDS encoding Hpt domain-containing protein, producing the protein MALMLRKLWQKNLPVLRSRLDSFNTVAAAAEAGEITEAMRFEAAGTAHKLAGALGTFGYTEGTRLARLMEEALSPEDGSAPDPARLRLLANDLRDSLSLERIAD
- a CDS encoding response regulator, which produces MRRILIIDDEDDIREVAALSLEATAGWSITTASSGAEGIRMAVESDPKPEAILMDVMMPEMDGPTTFRKMQVTPGVAGIPVLLLTAKVQGVDQRRFAGLGFSAVLFKPFDPLTLASQIADVLGWKEPLAL
- a CDS encoding ATP-binding protein, with amino-acid sequence MNSSGPIALLLLTASSGGLLIAWLRTRRRIAALKAQLAEAGEKLRLDDLETTRRTQLDTVRNEFISTVSHELRTPLTSIRGALGLLSAGLMGSVDAKANKLLRIAITNTDRLIRLVNDILDLERLESGRAPLQLQRCLLGDLVTQAMETMSPMADAAGVKLVYSPPANSLPAPVAPESEPAEVTPVVLDGNTEGRQRPGTPYLERRREERRGDGERRRGRDSGGPIPLYFDGESDRILQVLLNLLSNSIKFSPPNTTVTIYVEASPDLLQLRVSDEGRGIPQDKLETVFDRFQQVDATDAREKGGTGLGLAICRSIIQQHGGAIWAQRNPTVGASLCVDLPRSNRSTDRIPGKVPQPLSPAPGRDAGAVLVCDDDPGIRTVVTEHLRRRGYTVLETSTGEQALEIASRQKLSAILLDLYMPNGLNGWETLQRLKDSPVTAKIPVVILSVLSSSERPAMENEAQGWVQKPFNENFLFSELGRVLRLG
- a CDS encoding 1,9-bis(guanidino)-5-aza-nonane synthase, encoding MPTKKELLAAQIQHIDIKQHNVVPLVDAMASMAFSSRDTARAASIYDMMLRDTDCGVILCLAGSLISAGLQKVFVDLIRNNMVDAIVSTGANIVDQDFFEALGYRHYIASDQYKYGNEDGVLRELMIDRIYDTFIDEEELRECDATTEKITNSLEHRPYSSREFIRAMGAYLVENGRTPAEGNNDSIILAAYEKDVPIFCPAFSDCSAGFGLVAHQHARQGKPMVSIDSAKDFYELTKLKIENPSTGLLMIGGGVPKNFAQDIVVAAEILGVDAPMHKYAIQITVADSRDGALSGSTLKEASSWGKVDTVWEQMVYSEATLALPLIAGYAFHKEAFAERTGKKWTQVLERAVVNA